One Brassica napus cultivar Da-Ae chromosome C2, Da-Ae, whole genome shotgun sequence DNA window includes the following coding sequences:
- the LOC125581463 gene encoding uncharacterized protein LOC125581463, which yields MREGHEFKATDFRGGDSSLPPLKPAEKAEGVGVKKKCQKPSRRFGKACDEPGSSTQAPQRPIRPRRGICKQAEPGNLSDKEQELKEWIRVELKTQLGKLRNEIFDWLHHDRGGSFTVPQNTAAGKTNRDNSHADPTGMEGPKKRRPFSGDGNDEAEIFWSDSKKHKKNNGDGFSDDETMRMHDNHCDGRTPNARFWEKVDSMAGEGPSFSKSANIPEVDVSTPIGPEIVSKPAKPTLPEPLEGEGGDESPISGLNLLAEEVEKGTRSDNVYKDPQENTCRMLTVWSHPESYVLPPEEQGGKASPTNSEDYKTPPEDDPMTESRTPDVGNSKLSRYLTRSLKKAELEGKCIPISSTKKDDLQTKRIPRRSTKIGGVYTPDKRLKKLFQSCKKPKYTPLADLEKAQFQEFQSILREKPAQEFEIVIGIHVSNKFFLSLARPTNWVSTEHISVLISMLVRRHGRNYLSRRCRFVDYFSIAGIISKFAEFEKASDKLGFNWGGLVSFSFTGKTPRRNDKKVLLVDVDRVYAPMMWGKDHWVGLVINLTCRQVEILDCNIPLNESDNEVNKHMAYLLRALPHVLAAFSPPSDSSHPEEDQAFSWVRPDNIYFNERSGDCGPCAVKFLEMHAAGYSYEDMGQIDDKKVDIFRQKYAMDTYEEFIGNAKVQNDG from the exons ATGCGGGAAGGGCACGAGTTCAAAGCAACAGACTTTAGAGGAGGTGATTCATCCCTTCCACCTCTGAAGCCAGCCGAAAAGGCTGAAGGTGTTGGTGTCAAAAAGAAGTGTCAAAAGCCGTCTAGGCGGTTTGGGAAAGCATGTGATGAACCTGGAAGTTCGACTCAGGCGCCTCAGCGTCCTATTCGACCTCGTCGTGGGATATGTAAACAGGCTGAACCAGGAAACTTATCAGATAAGGAGCAAGAGCTGAAAGAGTGGATACGAGTTGAACTGAAAACCCAGTTGGGTAAATTGCGGAACGAGATTTTTGACTGGTTGCATCATGATAGGGGAGGCTCGTTCACGGTTCCGCAAAACACAGCAGCCGGTAAAACAAACAGAGACAACAGTCACGCTGACCCTACCGGCATGGAAGGTCCAAAGAAGCGACGTCCGTTCAGTGGTGATGGTAATGATGAagctgaaatattttggtctgATAGTAAgaaacacaagaagaacaacGGCGATGGGTTTAGCGACGATGAGACGATGAGAATGCATGATAATCATTGTGATGGCCGTACGCCAAATGCTCGCTTCTGGGAAAAG GTAGATTCAATGGCGGGCGAAGGCCCCTCTTTCTCGAAGTCGGCAAACATTCCAGAAGTCGATGTTTCAACGCCGATTGGACCAGAAATTGTATCAAAGCCAGCAAAACCGACTCTCCCGGAACCGTTGGAG GGCGAGGGGGGAGATGAGTCTCCAATATCAGGGCTAAATTTGTTAGCAGAAGAGGTTGAAAAGGGGACACGGAGTGACAATGTCTATAAAGATCCACAGGAGAACACTTGTAGGATGCTTACCGTTTGGTCTCATCCTGAATCTTACGTCCTTCCGCCGGAGGAACAAGGTGGTAAAGCGTCACCGACAAATTCTGAAGATTACAAGACACCGCCAGAGGATGATCCGATGACTGAATCTCGCACACCAGACGTTGGGAATTCGAAGCTGAGTCGATATCTGACTAGGTCATTAAAAAAAGCAGAGCTAGAAGGGAAATGTATTCCAATAAGCTCAACCAAAAAAGATGACCTCCAGACGAAGCGTATTCCGAGACGTTCAACAAAGATTGGAGGAGTGTACACCCCAGACAAGAGATTGAAGAAGCTTTTCCAAAGCTGCAAGAAACCCAAATATACGCCCTTAGCAGACTTGGAGAAAGCGCAGTTTCAAGAGTTTCAGTCAATTCTCCGCGAGAAACCGGCACA GGAATTCGAAATTGTTATTGGGATCCATGTCTCAAATAAGTTCTTCCTGTCGTTGGCGCGGCCAACAAATTGGGTCAGTACCGAG CACATTTCTGTGCTAATTAGTATGCTAGTAAGGCGACATGGACGCAATTATCTGAGTCGGAGGTGCAGATTTGTAGACTACTTCAGTATTGCGGGCATCATATCAAAGTTCGCAGAGTTCGAGAAGGCCTCAGATAAATTGGGATTCAACTGGGGAGGGCTTGTCAGTTTCAGTTTCACCGGAAAAACGCCGCGTCGGAATGACAAGAAGGTGTTGTTGGTTGATGTGGACAGGGTGTACGCCCCAATGATGTGGGGAAAAGATCATTGGGTTGGTCTTGTGATCAACTTGACATGCAGACAAGTGGAGATTTTGGACTGCAACATTCCCCTTAATGAGTCCGATAATGAGGTGAACAAGCACATGGCTTATCTTCTACGCGCATTGCCTCATGTCTTAGCTGCGTTTTCGCCTCCTTCCGATAGTAGTCATCCTGAAGAAGACCAAGCATTTTCATGGGTGCGTCCAGACAATATTTACTTCAACGAAAGGTCTGGCGACTGTGGACCATGCGCGGTCAAATTTCTGGAAATGCATGCAGCGGGATACTCCTATGAGGATATGGGGCAGATCGATGACAAAAAGGTGGACATATTCCGTCAGAAATACGCGATGGATACCTATGAAGAATTTATTGGAAACGCAAAAGTTCAAAACGATGGTTGA
- the LOC106347734 gene encoding uncharacterized protein At2g33490 isoform X1 encodes MKASMGMLRRLTSHKVDAKEKGELVATAQIEELDRAGKDMQDMRECYDRLLAAAAATANSAYEFSESLGEMGSCLEQIAPHNDEESSRILFMCGKVQFEIQKLLDTYRSHIFKTITSPSEALLKDLRTVEDMKQQCDEKRNVFEMSLVKDKGRSKGSKGERHIPHDSRPAYNEFHDEATMCIFRLKSLKEGQARSLLTQAVRHHTAQMRLFYTGMKSLEAVERHVRVASEKQHIDCDLSVHENEVEASEDDDDDGDGQDINREGELGFANRANEQRVEAASLSTRDHRMTSHSAPLFPEKKPDLSERLRQTNPSSNAYVLPTPSDSRYSKQALNPKPANQSAGNIWHSSPLEPIKSIKDAENNSLYARLPRPSTTDAHQHHQQHVRHAFSGPIKPSSSKPATTTDVSSGVFRPLPTPPPLPLPHLHSSVSPTASPPPASPRPNELHELPRPPGHFAPPPRRAKSPSLVGHSAPLTGWNQERHSTVTFAPPSTSNTVASPLPVPPLVVPRSYSIPSRNHITVAQRAVEGNEDRIASPPLTPLSLSRPLESRGVAQTSQIRGIGELIER; translated from the exons ATGAAAGCTTCGATGGGGATGTTGAGGAGGTTAACATCGCACAAGGTCGACGCGAAGGAGAAAGGAGAGCTCGTCGCTACAGCGCAGATTGAAGAACTCGATCGAGCCGGGAAG GATATGCAAGACATGAGAGAATGCTATGATAGGCTACTCGCTGCAGCTGCTGCCACCGCAAATAGTGCTTATG AGTTCTCTGAGTCGTTGGGAGAGATGGGTTCTTGTTTGGAGCAAATCGCGCCTCATAACGACGAAGAAAGCA GTAGAATCTTGTTTATGTGCGGTAAAGTTCagtttgagattcaaaaacttCTTGACACTTAT CGTAGTCATATATTCAAGACCATTACGTCCCCATCAGAAGCGCTTCTTAAGGACCTCAGAACTGTTGAG GATATGAAGCAACAATGCGATGAGAAGAG AAACGTGTTTGAGATGTCGCTTGTGAAAGATAAAGGAAGGTCTAAAGGCAGTAAAGGAGAGAGACATATTCCTCATGACTCGAGACCTGCTTACAATGAGTTTCATGACGAAGCAACGATGTGCATTTTTCGATTGAAATCTCTCAAGGAAGGTCAAGCTCGTAGTCTCCTGACACAAGCAGTCCGTCACCACACTGCTCAG ATGCGTCTGTTTTACACTGGAATGAAATCGCTCGAGGCAGTAGAGCGTCATGTAAGAGTTGCTTCAGAGAAACAACACATCGACTGTGATCTCTCTGTTCATGAAAATGAAGTGGAAGCTAGTGaggatgacgatgatgatggtgatggcCAAGACATTAATAGAGAAGGAGAACTCGGTTTTGCTAACAGAGCAAATGAGCAGAGGGTAGAAGCTGCTTCTCTCTCAACCCGTGATCACAGAATGACTAGCCATTCAGCTCCGTTGTTCCCGGAGAAGAAACCTGATTTATCAGAAAGGCTGAGACAGACGAATCCATCTTCCAATGCTTACGTGTTACCGACACCAAGCGATTCAAGGTACTCAAAACAAGCTTTAAACCCGAAGCCAGCAAACCAAAGCGCCGGAAACATATGGCATTCGTCTCCTTTAGAACCCATAAAAAGCATAAAAGACGCAGAAAACAACAGCCTCTACGCCCGTCTCCCTCGCCCTTCCACAACGGACGCGCATCAGCATCATCAGCAGCACGTAAGACATGCATTTTCTGGACCGATCAAACCTTCTTCATCAAAACCCGCCACCACCACCGACGTTTCCTCAGGCGTGTTTCGTCCTCTACCAACTCCTCCTCCATTACCCCTACCTCACCTTCATTCATCAGTCTCCCCTACCGCTTCACCACCTCCTGCTTCTCCCAGGCCTAACGAACTTCACGAGCTTCCGAGACCACCAGGCCACTTTGCACCACCTCCAAGACGAGCCAAATCCCCTAGTCTCGTTGGTCACTCGGCGCCTCTTACAGGATGGAATCAAGAAAGACACAGCACTGTCACCTTTGCTCCTCCGTCCACTTCAAACACTGTGGCCTCGCCACTTCCGGTTCCTCCATTGGTCGTTCCTCGAAGCTACTCTATACCTTCAAGAAACCATATAACCGTTGCTCAACGAGCTGTTGAAGGTAACGAAGATAGAATAGCATCCCCACCGTTAACACCATTGAGCCTATCTCGGCCACTCGAGTCCAGGGGAGTTGCTCAGACCAGTCAAATTAGAG GAATAGGAGAGCTGATCGAACGGTGA
- the LOC106347734 gene encoding uncharacterized protein At2g33490 isoform X2, with protein sequence MKASMGMLRRLTSHKVDAKEKGELVATAQIEELDRAGKDMQDMRECYDRLLAAAAATANSAYEFSESLGEMGSCLEQIAPHNDEESSRILFMCGKVQFEIQKLLDTYRSHIFKTITSPSEALLKDLRTVEDMKQQCDEKRNVFEMSLVKDKGRSKGSKGERHIPHDSRPAYNEFHDEATMCIFRLKSLKEGQARSLLTQAVRHHTAQMRLFYTGMKSLEAVERHVRVASEKQHIDCDLSVHENEVEASEDDDDDGDGQDINREGELGFANRANEQRVEAASLSTRDHRMTSHSAPLFPEKKPDLSERLRQTNPSSNAYVLPTPSDSRYSKQALNPKPANQSAGNIWHSSPLEPIKSIKDAENNSLYARLPRPSTTDAHQHHQQHVRHAFSGPIKPSSSKPATTTDVSSGVFRPLPTPPPLPLPHLHSSVSPTASPPPASPRPNELHELPRPPGHFAPPPRRAKSPSLVGHSAPLTGWNQERHSTVTFAPPSTSNTVASPLPVPPLVVPRSYSIPSRNHITVAQRAVEGNEDRIASPPLTPLSLSRPLESRGVAQTSQIRGY encoded by the exons ATGAAAGCTTCGATGGGGATGTTGAGGAGGTTAACATCGCACAAGGTCGACGCGAAGGAGAAAGGAGAGCTCGTCGCTACAGCGCAGATTGAAGAACTCGATCGAGCCGGGAAG GATATGCAAGACATGAGAGAATGCTATGATAGGCTACTCGCTGCAGCTGCTGCCACCGCAAATAGTGCTTATG AGTTCTCTGAGTCGTTGGGAGAGATGGGTTCTTGTTTGGAGCAAATCGCGCCTCATAACGACGAAGAAAGCA GTAGAATCTTGTTTATGTGCGGTAAAGTTCagtttgagattcaaaaacttCTTGACACTTAT CGTAGTCATATATTCAAGACCATTACGTCCCCATCAGAAGCGCTTCTTAAGGACCTCAGAACTGTTGAG GATATGAAGCAACAATGCGATGAGAAGAG AAACGTGTTTGAGATGTCGCTTGTGAAAGATAAAGGAAGGTCTAAAGGCAGTAAAGGAGAGAGACATATTCCTCATGACTCGAGACCTGCTTACAATGAGTTTCATGACGAAGCAACGATGTGCATTTTTCGATTGAAATCTCTCAAGGAAGGTCAAGCTCGTAGTCTCCTGACACAAGCAGTCCGTCACCACACTGCTCAG ATGCGTCTGTTTTACACTGGAATGAAATCGCTCGAGGCAGTAGAGCGTCATGTAAGAGTTGCTTCAGAGAAACAACACATCGACTGTGATCTCTCTGTTCATGAAAATGAAGTGGAAGCTAGTGaggatgacgatgatgatggtgatggcCAAGACATTAATAGAGAAGGAGAACTCGGTTTTGCTAACAGAGCAAATGAGCAGAGGGTAGAAGCTGCTTCTCTCTCAACCCGTGATCACAGAATGACTAGCCATTCAGCTCCGTTGTTCCCGGAGAAGAAACCTGATTTATCAGAAAGGCTGAGACAGACGAATCCATCTTCCAATGCTTACGTGTTACCGACACCAAGCGATTCAAGGTACTCAAAACAAGCTTTAAACCCGAAGCCAGCAAACCAAAGCGCCGGAAACATATGGCATTCGTCTCCTTTAGAACCCATAAAAAGCATAAAAGACGCAGAAAACAACAGCCTCTACGCCCGTCTCCCTCGCCCTTCCACAACGGACGCGCATCAGCATCATCAGCAGCACGTAAGACATGCATTTTCTGGACCGATCAAACCTTCTTCATCAAAACCCGCCACCACCACCGACGTTTCCTCAGGCGTGTTTCGTCCTCTACCAACTCCTCCTCCATTACCCCTACCTCACCTTCATTCATCAGTCTCCCCTACCGCTTCACCACCTCCTGCTTCTCCCAGGCCTAACGAACTTCACGAGCTTCCGAGACCACCAGGCCACTTTGCACCACCTCCAAGACGAGCCAAATCCCCTAGTCTCGTTGGTCACTCGGCGCCTCTTACAGGATGGAATCAAGAAAGACACAGCACTGTCACCTTTGCTCCTCCGTCCACTTCAAACACTGTGGCCTCGCCACTTCCGGTTCCTCCATTGGTCGTTCCTCGAAGCTACTCTATACCTTCAAGAAACCATATAACCGTTGCTCAACGAGCTGTTGAAGGTAACGAAGATAGAATAGCATCCCCACCGTTAACACCATTGAGCCTATCTCGGCCACTCGAGTCCAGGGGAGTTGCTCAGACCAGTCAAATTAGAG GTTATTAA